The following coding sequences lie in one Silene latifolia isolate original U9 population chromosome 5, ASM4854445v1, whole genome shotgun sequence genomic window:
- the LOC141657187 gene encoding uncharacterized protein LOC141657187, whose translation MAKKKKQVCSSRGGSTSSDDSDMEKSNRKDERGRTVLAKVGEAIQNEVKLPLDWHPVRKTPCGKYGSTFMRYLGVVVRERLAITYCSWKDIPISELNSLYDQITKGFTVPAHRRKWILSRADDRWRAFKTRLRKLWLYKKSGKLRKRPPWKYRIQQSAWDKFKEMCTTEKFQEVSEDSRKRSNLKVSSYRGGCLGYQYFEDEIVNENLKNGKQVDLVPRHELWIRAHSRAKDGEFSSDNPVDKETAEEINVLKTKLERGELVLEGGRDDILARALKKPEHGGRVRGVGSGITITEYFGFSKPTPPSQMRVELTSLKSEMAFLKNNVQLMMSFLMKCQDPEQIKQFMVSFSQLGNFGSQGAGQFTNFDGHISGKDGGQLGNSAIQGDGMFDTRSTQRGNLGGHNNDQLCDMSGQNNGFFTQLLTKGLEYPSNMSKSQRKDQEKEQQLDPYIVPWPDKNVETIQQPDGHDQQASPSPSTIRLNDIDYDTLPITEYVLPKGTYDCCLAIENEQGIPIVAIGKVYISGETEVTLNHFRTLSQDYRRVSITEEIMPTAPLPCPNEECSVVCQAVYAFVSWPAHLIFPKKKFDKQQADVVVSQSRSSQSSTTKKYDITEEDRAKVNSGILKALKKEALGMKKSRRNILISIPENVFHHQEDVRLDYEDLFDLCFQKEIGAAHMSIFMKYLSESCHTDGISGMYGFCDSNHLSPLTPTVEEDRSDYLCRVFGCNGGKNINQLFFAPFHENRHWMLAAISPWNGTVFWLDPAGSNNISEFAQRIINEGIIKFTTLHRKDIKKIKKNPVRWMNIQCPRQSQASKDCGYFVCRYIIETIASRRPMIPDQYFPGTCGTYTQEKIDEIRNMWVTYLFSQMEDEEIEDDDNMDA comes from the exons ATggcaaaaaagaaaaaacaagtaTGCTCGTCTCGAGGTGGTTCAACTTCTTCAGATGATTCAGATATGGAAAAGTCTAATCGTAAGGACGAGAGAGGCCGTACTGTTCTTGCTAAGGTGGGGGAAGCAATTCAAAATGAAGTCAAACTTCCTTTGGATTGGCATCCAGTTCGTAAAACCCCATGTGGTAAATACGGATCAACTTTCATGCGCTATCTTGGAGTAGTTGTTCGAGAACGTCTGGCCATCACCTACTGCAGTTGGAAAGATATTCCCATATCTGAACTTAACAGCTTGTATGACCAAATCACG AAAGGTTTCACAGTACCAGCACACCGTAGAAAATGGATCTTATCTCGAGCTGATGATCGATGGAGAGCttttaagactagattaagaaaGCTGTGGTTGTACAAGAAGTCTGGAAAATTACGAAAAAGACCACCATGGAAATATAGGATACAGCAATCGGCTTGGGATAAATTTAAGGAAATGTGTACTACTGAGAAATTCCAG GAGGTAAGTGAAGATAGTCGAAAGCGATCAAATCTCAAAGTCTCAAGCTATCGAGGAGGCTGCCTCGGTTACCAATACTTTGAAGACGAgatt GtaaatgaaaatttgaaaaacggGAAGCAGGTTGATCTAGTACCTCGACATGAGTTGTGGATTAGAGCTCATTCACGTGCCAAAGATGGAGAATTTTCTTCTGATAATCCAGTAGACAAGGAAACTGCTGAAGAAATC AATGTCTTGAAGACAAAACTTGAAAGAGGGGAACTTGTATTAGAGGGTGGTCGAGATGATATTTTGGCAAGAGCATTGAAGAAGCCAGAGCATGGGGGACGTGTTAGAGGCGTTGGATCAGGCATCACCATCACAGAATATTTTGGATTTTCTAAACCAACGCCACCTAGTCAAATGAGAGTTGAGTTAACTAGTTTGAAGTCCGAGATGGCTTTCTTGAAAAACAACGTACAACTTATGATGTCGTTTCTGATGAAGTGCCAAGACCCGGAGCAGATAAAGCAATTTATGGTTAGTTTTAGCCAATTAGGGAATTTTGGTAGCCAAGGCGCTGGCCAATTTACTAATTTTGATGGTCATATAAGTGGCAAAGATGGTGGTCAGCTTGGTAATTCAGCTATTCAGGGGGATGGCATGTTTGATACACGAAGCACGCAACGTGGTAATTTAGGTGGTCATAATAATGATCAATTGTGTGATATGAGTGGCCAGAATAATGGTTTCTTTACCCAGCTCTTAACAAAAG GCTTGGAATATCCTTCCAACATGTCGAAATCTCAACGAAAAGACCAAGAAAAAGAACAACAACTTGATCCTTACATTGTTCCTTGGCCTGATAAAAATGTTGAAACTATTCAACAACCTGACGGTCACGATCAGCAGGCCAGTCCCTCGCCCTCAACTATTCGTCTGAATGATATAGATTATGACACACTACCTATTACTGAGTACGTATTGCCTAAG GGTACTTATGATTGTTGCCTAGCGATTGAGAATGAACAAGGGATCCCAATTGTTGCAATTGGGAAAGTGTACATATCAGGGGAAACAGAAGTGACTTTGAATCATTTCAGAACTTTGTCACAAGATTATCGTCGAGTCTCTATCACTGAAGAGATTATGCCAACCGCACCATTGCCATGTCCTAATGAGGAGTGTAGTGTAGTATGCCAAGCAGTGTACGCCTTTGTTTCATGGCCAGCTCACCTAATATTTCCAAAGAAAAAG TTTGATAAGCAACAAGCAGATGTGGTTGTCTCACAGTCACGATCCTCACAATCATCAACCACTAAAAAATATGACATCACTGAGGAAGATCGTGCAAAGGTGAACTCTGGTATACTGAAGGCATTAAAGAAAGAAGCTCTGGGAATGAAAAAGAGCCGTCGAAACATCCTTATATCTATTCCGGAAAATGTTTTTCACCATCAAGAAGATGTTAGACTTGATTATGAAGACCTATTTGATTTGTGCTTCCAAAAAGAGATTGGAGCAGCTCATATGTCAATTTTCATGAA GTACTTGAGCGAGTCATGTCACACCGATGGTATATCGGGGATGTATGGATTTTGTGACTCCAATCATCTCTCTCCTTTGACTCCAACCGTAGAAGAGGACCGCTCAGACTACTTATGTCGTGTTTTTGGGTGCAATGGAGGCAAAAATATTAATCAACTTTTTTTCGCTCCATTCCATGAAAA TCGGCATTGGATGTTAGCTGCTATAAGTCCGTGGAACGGAACTGTTTTCTGGCTTGATCCAGCGGGATCAAATAATATCAGTGAATTCGCTCAACGAATTATAAATGA GGGCATTATAAAATTTACCACTCTTCACCGAAAAGACatcaagaaaattaaaaagaatccGGTGAGATGGATGAACATACAG TGTCCTCGTCAATCTCAAGCCTCGAAGGATTGTGGATATTTTGTGTGTCGTTATATAATCGAGACTATCGCAAGTAGACGACCGATGATTCCAGATCAG